A genome region from Roseofilum capinflatum BLCC-M114 includes the following:
- a CDS encoding adenylate/guanylate cyclase domain-containing protein, translating to MSQLKLRIQVEGNTEGTVLVEDNPFVLGRSPDCNLCLPFFGVSRHHGQIVTRGNGWLIEDLGSLNGTLLNGLPATSAQWIHHGDVVQIGVVSLVVLILQPSGDDPSKVPELSTDGTTILRNVKDLQRLWLQPQNDQDTASSNRKAIARLKDLVDISKGLNSAGSLEAIFLQVQEAVFRDLKRIDRIALLIDLESTGRLKIVRLATRHQSDDPLAADGSWISHSICQKVFIERVAIQTADAQADERFEGEMSILSKGIRSVMAVPLWEEEQVFGVLYADAHVSTQYTTLEAEEDLSFFSALGNLVASSVQRWLLEQKLRDQENIRQRLERYHTPSVVQQMMAAGALTDGRLPLAEYEISILFADIVGFTALSERLSPSEIAELLNNFFEEMLHEVFVAKGTLDKFIGDCIMAFFGAPEVQPDHADRAVAAARGMLTRLEHLNKNNRWNEPLELRIAINSGKAVVGDIGSSQRVDYTVLGSTINLASRMEGICPPGECVVSETTYKLLRVRRGFMPLGSYRFRGIERPIKVYQTTRTIPEGTETQTTHIQEE from the coding sequence ATGAGCCAACTCAAACTGCGGATACAAGTTGAGGGGAATACGGAAGGAACCGTATTGGTCGAAGATAATCCCTTTGTTTTAGGGCGATCGCCCGACTGTAACCTCTGCCTCCCTTTTTTTGGCGTTTCCCGTCACCATGGTCAAATCGTCACCCGTGGCAACGGATGGCTCATCGAAGATCTGGGGAGTCTCAATGGCACATTATTAAACGGATTACCGGCCACCTCTGCACAATGGATTCATCATGGAGATGTGGTGCAAATTGGTGTGGTTTCCTTAGTGGTTCTCATTCTGCAACCCTCTGGGGATGACCCCTCCAAAGTCCCAGAATTGAGTACCGACGGTACAACCATTCTCCGGAATGTTAAAGACCTGCAAAGATTATGGCTGCAACCCCAGAATGACCAAGATACCGCCAGCAGTAACCGTAAGGCGATCGCTAGGCTCAAAGATCTCGTAGACATTAGCAAAGGCCTCAACTCCGCCGGTTCCCTCGAAGCCATCTTTCTCCAAGTCCAAGAAGCCGTTTTTCGAGACCTCAAACGCATCGATCGCATTGCCCTCCTCATTGACCTAGAAAGCACCGGACGACTTAAAATCGTTCGCCTCGCTACCCGTCATCAAAGTGATGATCCCCTAGCCGCCGATGGCAGTTGGATCTCCCACAGTATCTGTCAAAAAGTCTTTATCGAAAGAGTCGCCATTCAAACCGCAGACGCACAAGCCGATGAACGCTTTGAAGGGGAAATGAGTATCCTTAGTAAAGGCATTCGTTCCGTGATGGCCGTTCCCCTCTGGGAAGAAGAACAAGTCTTTGGCGTTCTCTATGCCGATGCCCATGTCTCTACCCAGTACACCACCCTAGAAGCAGAAGAAGACCTCAGTTTTTTCTCCGCTCTTGGGAACTTAGTCGCCTCCTCTGTCCAACGGTGGCTCCTCGAACAAAAACTCAGAGATCAAGAAAACATCCGTCAGCGCCTGGAACGCTATCATACCCCCTCTGTTGTCCAGCAAATGATGGCAGCCGGAGCGCTTACCGATGGACGCTTACCCCTAGCCGAATATGAAATTAGTATTTTATTTGCCGATATTGTTGGCTTTACCGCCCTTTCCGAGCGCCTTTCTCCTTCAGAAATTGCCGAGCTTTTAAATAATTTCTTTGAAGAAATGCTCCACGAAGTGTTTGTCGCCAAAGGAACCTTAGATAAATTTATTGGCGATTGCATCATGGCATTTTTTGGCGCTCCAGAAGTGCAACCCGATCACGCAGACCGGGCAGTGGCAGCCGCCAGAGGAATGCTCACTCGCTTGGAACACTTAAATAAAAACAATCGCTGGAATGAACCCTTAGAACTCAGAATTGCCATTAATAGTGGTAAGGCAGTTGTGGGAGATATTGGCAGCTCCCAAAGAGTCGATTATACCGTATTAGGATCGACGATTAATTTAGCTTCTCGTATGGAAGGAATTTGTCCTCCTGGAGAATGTGTGGTCAGTGAAACGACTTATAAACTGTTGCGCGTTCGTCGGGGATTTATGCCCCTGGGAAGTTATCGCTTTCGAGGCATAGAACGACCAATTAAAGTCTATCAAACAACACGCACTATTCCTGAAGGGACAGAAACTCAAACAACCCACATACAGGAAGAGTAG
- a CDS encoding DIP1984 family protein, with amino-acid sequence MKLAEALTERAALSRRLQELRDRILRNAKYQEGDTPAEAPNTLLKEYDKTAKAFSKLVVKINQTNNAIQLDNGVSMIEALAQRDNLKLKHSLYTRLAAEATPTFNRYSKTEIKFVSSVTVIDIQKSADKLAKEYRILDGKIQQANWTHDLIE; translated from the coding sequence ATGAAATTAGCAGAAGCATTAACAGAGAGAGCCGCACTGAGTCGTCGATTACAAGAACTGCGCGATCGCATTCTCCGAAATGCCAAATACCAGGAAGGAGATACTCCTGCTGAAGCCCCCAATACTTTACTCAAGGAGTATGACAAAACGGCAAAAGCATTCAGCAAGCTAGTCGTCAAAATCAACCAAACCAATAACGCCATCCAATTAGACAATGGTGTATCTATGATAGAGGCATTGGCTCAACGAGATAATCTTAAACTCAAGCATTCTCTGTATACTAGATTAGCCGCAGAAGCCACCCCTACCTTTAATCGGTATAGTAAAACCGAAATTAAATTTGTTAGTTCTGTTACCGTTATCGATATCCAAAAATCTGCGGATAAATTAGCCAAGGAATATCGAATCTTAGATGGAAAAATTCAACAAGCCAATTGGACTCATGATTTGATCGAATGA
- a CDS encoding NAD(P)/FAD-dependent oxidoreductase: protein MGNNGILIIGGGAAGFFAAISCKTANPQREVILLEAGKTLLSKVLISGGGRCNVTHACFDPATLVQSYPRGAKALRGAFTRFQPRDTIAWFESHGVSLKTESDGRMFPITDDSGTIADCLIQAAKSLGVQIYTRSPVLGVTTGDRQFRIQVKSGQDLVEMKGDRLLLATGSHPSGYQFAQRLGHTLVPPVPSLFTFKINDAALRELSGISVTEARVELPDLKLTQTGPVLVTHWGLSGPAILKLSAWGARDLKQTQYQTPLRINWLPQSRPDELRQVLLKVKSQLGAKTLWANCPVLIPRRLWQYLLGKIEVGDRLQWAQFSKTQLNKLLQTLTQDTYQISGKGVFKEEFVTCGGIPLKEVNFKTLESRCCPGLHFAGEILDIDGITGGFNFQNAWTTGWLAGQGMIQG, encoded by the coding sequence ATGGGTAATAATGGGATCTTGATTATTGGAGGAGGAGCGGCGGGTTTTTTTGCCGCTATCTCCTGCAAAACGGCGAACCCCCAAAGGGAGGTGATACTCCTGGAAGCGGGAAAAACCCTGTTATCTAAGGTGCTGATTTCTGGGGGAGGCCGGTGCAATGTGACCCATGCTTGTTTCGATCCGGCCACTCTGGTGCAGTCCTATCCCAGGGGAGCGAAGGCTTTGCGGGGGGCGTTTACCCGGTTTCAACCGAGAGATACGATCGCCTGGTTTGAGTCCCATGGAGTGTCCCTAAAAACCGAATCGGATGGCCGCATGTTCCCCATAACCGATGATTCGGGCACGATCGCCGATTGTTTAATCCAAGCAGCGAAAAGCCTGGGAGTGCAAATATACACCCGATCGCCAGTTTTGGGAGTGACTACAGGCGATCGCCAGTTTCGGATACAGGTGAAGTCGGGTCAAGACTTGGTAGAAATGAAGGGCGATCGCCTTTTACTGGCAACCGGAAGCCATCCGAGCGGATACCAGTTTGCTCAACGTCTCGGCCATACCCTGGTTCCTCCCGTCCCTTCCCTGTTCACGTTCAAAATTAATGATGCGGCTCTGCGGGAGTTAAGCGGAATTTCAGTCACCGAAGCGCGAGTCGAATTACCCGACCTGAAATTAACCCAAACCGGCCCCGTTTTAGTCACCCATTGGGGATTGAGCGGCCCCGCCATTTTGAAGCTCTCCGCTTGGGGAGCAAGAGACTTAAAACAAACTCAGTATCAAACCCCCTTGAGGATAAACTGGTTACCCCAGTCTCGCCCCGATGAGCTGCGACAAGTGCTGCTCAAGGTAAAATCCCAGTTAGGGGCGAAAACTCTATGGGCCAATTGCCCCGTGCTGATTCCTCGTCGTCTGTGGCAATATTTACTGGGAAAGATTGAGGTAGGCGATCGACTCCAGTGGGCACAATTCTCCAAAACACAACTCAACAAACTCCTACAAACCCTCACTCAAGACACCTATCAAATTAGCGGCAAAGGCGTTTTCAAAGAAGAATTTGTCACCTGCGGCGGTATTCCCCTCAAAGAAGTCAACTTTAAAACCCTAGAAAGTCGGTGTTGTCCCGGCCTACATTTTGCCGGTGAAATTCTAGATATTGACGGCATTACCGGCGGCTTTAACTTCCAAAATGCTTGGACAACCGGGTGGTTAGCCGGACAAGGTATGATACAAGGATGA
- the rd gene encoding rubredoxin, which produces MKKYVCNVCGYVYDPEEGDPDSGIAPGTAFEDIPDDWVCPVCGVGKEDFEPVD; this is translated from the coding sequence ATGAAAAAATATGTTTGCAATGTTTGTGGCTATGTCTACGATCCTGAAGAGGGAGATCCTGATAGTGGGATTGCACCCGGAACAGCCTTTGAAGATATCCCGGATGATTGGGTTTGTCCAGTTTGTGGGGTGGGTAAAGAGGATTTTGAACCGGTAGATTAA
- a CDS encoding TRC40/GET3/ArsA family transport-energizing ATPase: MRVILMTGKGGVGKTSVAAATGLRCAELGYKTLVLSTDPAHSLADSFDLELGHEARSVKPNLWGAELDALMELEGNWGAVKRYITEVLQARGLDGVQAEELAILPGMDEIFGLVRMKRHYDEGQYDVLIIDSAPTGTALRLLSIPEVGGWYMRRFYKPLQGMSVALRPLVEPLFKPIAGFSLPDKEVMDAPYEFYEQIEELERVLTDNHQTSVRLVTNPEKMVIKESLRAHAYLSLYNVATDLVIANRIIPDEVNDPFFQRWKAHQQEYRQEIHENFSPLPVKEVPLFADEMCGLESLERLKETLYKDEDPTQVYYEENTIRVVQNDDHYSLELYLPGIPKDQIQLNKTGDELNVRIGNHRRNLVLPQSLAALSPSGAKMEEDYLKIRFTEMVKA; encoded by the coding sequence ATGCGTGTAATCTTAATGACGGGTAAAGGCGGAGTGGGTAAAACCTCCGTAGCAGCAGCAACTGGGTTGCGATGTGCAGAATTGGGCTATAAAACCCTGGTGCTAAGTACCGATCCGGCCCACTCCCTAGCAGACAGTTTCGATCTCGAATTAGGTCACGAAGCGCGATCGGTTAAACCCAACCTTTGGGGGGCAGAACTCGATGCGCTTATGGAGCTAGAAGGCAACTGGGGAGCCGTCAAGCGCTACATTACCGAAGTCCTGCAAGCGCGAGGTTTAGATGGGGTGCAAGCCGAAGAACTGGCCATTTTGCCAGGAATGGATGAAATTTTCGGCTTAGTCCGCATGAAGCGCCATTATGACGAAGGCCAATATGATGTGCTGATTATCGACTCTGCCCCCACCGGAACCGCCCTCAGACTGCTGAGTATTCCTGAAGTTGGGGGGTGGTACATGAGACGCTTTTACAAGCCCTTGCAGGGGATGTCTGTGGCGCTGCGACCCCTTGTTGAGCCGTTGTTTAAGCCCATCGCCGGATTTTCCCTCCCGGATAAAGAAGTGATGGATGCACCCTATGAATTTTATGAGCAAATTGAAGAATTAGAGCGCGTTTTAACCGACAATCACCAAACCTCGGTACGTCTAGTGACCAATCCAGAGAAAATGGTGATCAAAGAATCTTTACGCGCCCATGCCTATTTGAGCTTGTATAATGTGGCTACAGATTTAGTCATTGCTAACCGCATTATTCCCGATGAAGTCAACGATCCATTCTTCCAACGTTGGAAGGCTCATCAACAGGAATACCGCCAAGAAATTCATGAAAACTTTAGCCCGCTTCCGGTCAAAGAAGTTCCTCTGTTTGCCGATGAGATGTGTGGATTAGAGTCTTTGGAGCGCTTGAAAGAAACCCTCTATAAAGATGAAGACCCGACTCAGGTTTATTACGAAGAGAATACGATTCGAGTGGTACAAAATGACGATCACTATAGCTTAGAGCTATATTTACCCGGCATTCCCAAAGACCAAATTCAGCTCAATAAAACGGGGGATGAGTTAAATGTGCGGATTGGCAACCATCGACGCAATTTAGTTTTACCCCAATCTTTGGCTGCCTTGAGTCCGTCTGGGGCGAAAATGGAGGAAGATTATCTTAAGATTCGGTTCACAGAGATGGTGAAGGCTTAA
- the ccsB gene encoding c-type cytochrome biogenesis protein CcsB gives MDLVTLQNSLDNLSFAVLLVTMLLYWSGMAFPKIPYLATLGTAGMAIANLSIASLLGARWIEAGYFPLSNLYESLFFIAWGLTATHLLAEYLSRSRWVGAVTSPVAMGITAFAALSLPGEMQVAEPLVPALQSNWLMMHVSVMLLSYACLMVGSLLAIAFLIVTRGQAVSLTGSSYGNSNRRQTPLNKLETVSDVPSVQFNQGSSNVATLERINLETPPTSTPLGDPVWSPETLSLAQVLDNISYRMIGLGFPLLTIGIIAGGVWANEAWGSYWSWDPKETWALITWLVFAAYLHARITKGWQGRRPAILASAGFCVVWVCYMGVNLLGKGLHSYGWFF, from the coding sequence ATGGATCTGGTCACGCTCCAGAATAGCCTAGATAATCTAAGCTTTGCCGTCCTCTTGGTGACGATGCTACTGTATTGGTCGGGGATGGCTTTTCCCAAAATCCCCTATCTAGCGACCTTGGGAACCGCAGGGATGGCGATCGCCAATTTGTCCATCGCTTCCCTACTCGGCGCTCGTTGGATCGAAGCGGGATACTTTCCCCTCAGTAACCTCTACGAATCCCTATTTTTCATTGCTTGGGGACTCACTGCCACCCATCTGCTGGCGGAATATCTGAGCCGCTCCCGGTGGGTAGGTGCAGTCACTTCCCCCGTCGCTATGGGAATTACTGCCTTTGCTGCTCTCTCTTTACCCGGTGAAATGCAGGTGGCTGAACCCCTGGTTCCGGCGCTTCAGTCCAATTGGCTGATGATGCATGTAAGCGTTATGCTTCTGAGCTATGCCTGTTTGATGGTGGGTTCCCTGTTGGCGATCGCCTTTTTAATCGTCACACGAGGTCAAGCGGTTAGCCTCACCGGTAGCTCCTACGGCAATAGCAACCGTCGCCAAACCCCCCTAAATAAACTGGAAACGGTCTCTGATGTACCCTCTGTTCAGTTCAACCAGGGCAGTAGTAATGTCGCTACCCTAGAGCGGATCAATCTGGAAACTCCCCCTACCTCGACTCCGCTCGGTGACCCAGTGTGGTCGCCGGAAACCCTGAGCCTTGCTCAAGTTTTGGACAATATCAGCTATCGGATGATCGGCCTCGGCTTTCCCCTGCTCACCATCGGCATTATCGCTGGAGGAGTCTGGGCAAATGAAGCTTGGGGATCGTACTGGAGTTGGGACCCTAAAGAAACCTGGGCCCTAATCACCTGGCTGGTATTCGCCGCCTATCTCCATGCTCGCATTACCAAAGGCTGGCAAGGCCGCCGTCCCGCCATTCTCGCGTCTGCCGGGTTCTGTGTGGTCTGGGTGTGCTATATGGGCGTGAATTTGTTGGGTAAAGGGTTGCATTCCTATGGCTGGTTCTTCTAA
- the tilS gene encoding tRNA lysidine(34) synthetase TilS — protein sequence MAGSSKPDWSDLHARFQATLRSRPHLLPPQESLLVAVSGGQDSVCLLKLLLDLQPKWGWQLGVAHCDHQMRSDSAANAQQVSEMAGHWNLQFYQKTAERPLHGEAAARSWRYSALIELAETHGFSRVVTGHTKSDRAETLLHNLIRGSGLDGLAALSWQRPLTERVQLVRPMLEIGRSQTAQFCQQLQLPIWEDPTNQDTRYTRNQIRLHLIPALENINPGASNHLATTAELLQADVEYLESLASNLYTQSTQPDRPKLNRQQLTDAPLSLQRRVIRQFLLRWLPHAPNFAQVEKVTHLITAPNRSQTDPFPGGSLARVQHPWIELKPRSN from the coding sequence ATGGCTGGTTCTTCTAAACCAGATTGGAGCGACTTGCACGCCAGATTTCAGGCGACGTTGCGATCGCGGCCCCACCTGCTTCCCCCCCAGGAGTCCCTATTAGTAGCCGTTTCCGGAGGTCAAGATTCCGTTTGCCTTCTGAAACTGCTCCTAGACTTGCAACCCAAGTGGGGATGGCAGTTAGGGGTTGCCCACTGCGACCATCAAATGCGATCGGATTCGGCAGCCAACGCCCAGCAGGTCTCAGAGATGGCTGGGCATTGGAACCTCCAGTTTTATCAAAAAACCGCCGAGCGCCCCCTTCATGGGGAGGCTGCCGCCCGCTCCTGGCGTTATTCTGCCTTGATCGAACTGGCTGAAACCCATGGATTTTCCAGGGTAGTCACCGGGCATACGAAAAGCGATCGCGCTGAAACCCTGCTCCATAACCTGATTCGCGGCAGTGGACTCGATGGACTCGCTGCTCTCAGTTGGCAGCGTCCCCTCACGGAAAGGGTGCAATTGGTGCGGCCGATGTTGGAAATTGGGCGATCGCAAACCGCCCAATTTTGCCAACAGCTCCAGCTCCCCATCTGGGAAGATCCCACCAATCAAGACACCCGCTATACCCGCAACCAAATTAGACTGCACCTTATCCCCGCCCTAGAGAACATCAACCCCGGAGCCTCTAACCATCTAGCGACAACCGCCGAACTCCTACAAGCCGATGTTGAGTATCTCGAATCTTTAGCAAGCAATCTTTATACCCAATCCACCCAACCTGACCGACCCAAACTCAACCGCCAACAGCTCACCGACGCGCCTCTTTCCCTACAACGGCGAGTCATCCGCCAATTTCTCCTCCGATGGCTCCCCCATGCCCCCAACTTCGCCCAAGTCGAAAAAGTTACCCATCTGATTACCGCGCCTAACCGCTCCCAAACCGATCCCTTTCCCGGTGGCAGTCTTGCCCGCGTTCAGCATCCCTGGATTGAATTGAAACCGCGCAGTAATTAA
- a CDS encoding class I SAM-dependent methyltransferase produces the protein MPTVEYNLEFWSNYSWSDQGDEWSHAWGGTEFLWWGTLYPRIQAFIPTGSILEIAPGYGRFTTYFKDYCQELSIVDLAEPCIEICQKRFANYSHINYYVNDGKSLDMIPDGSIDFVFSFDSLVHAESDVMQAYLMQLGRKLKPNGAGFFHHSNIGHFKDSSGNLPFPNPHMRAESMTANLFAEYCEQAGLQCLSQEWINWGDQDEILKDCLSTFKVKDAHWNQNNRVLKNPHFMEEAKRLQDISVLYRPSRF, from the coding sequence ATGCCAACTGTTGAATATAATCTAGAATTTTGGTCAAATTATAGCTGGTCTGACCAAGGCGATGAATGGTCTCATGCTTGGGGCGGCACGGAGTTTTTATGGTGGGGAACTCTGTATCCCCGGATTCAAGCCTTCATTCCCACGGGCAGCATTTTAGAAATTGCTCCGGGTTATGGTCGATTTACCACCTATTTCAAGGATTATTGTCAAGAGTTAAGTATTGTTGATTTAGCTGAACCCTGTATTGAAATTTGTCAAAAGCGGTTTGCTAACTATTCCCATATTAACTATTATGTGAATGATGGCAAGTCTTTAGATATGATTCCAGACGGCTCCATAGATTTTGTGTTTAGCTTTGATTCTTTGGTTCATGCAGAATCAGATGTGATGCAAGCCTATTTAATGCAATTAGGGCGCAAGCTGAAGCCCAATGGCGCAGGATTTTTTCATCATTCTAATATCGGTCACTTTAAGGATAGTTCGGGAAATCTGCCTTTTCCTAATCCCCATATGCGAGCTGAAAGTATGACGGCTAATCTGTTTGCCGAATATTGCGAGCAGGCCGGACTGCAATGCTTAAGCCAAGAATGGATTAATTGGGGAGATCAGGATGAGATACTTAAGGATTGTTTATCGACGTTTAAGGTTAAAGATGCTCACTGGAATCAAAATAACCGGGTTTTGAAAAATCCCCATTTTATGGAGGAAGCTAAACGGTTGCAAGATATTTCTGTGTTGTATCGTCCTTCTCGGTTTTAG
- a CDS encoding DUF29 family protein, producing MYDNRGWELTIKEQRKQIRRLLRSSLSLKTYFTEILSEIWEDARSDVEDIYPKIDLPEVCPFPEDLEVLLTEKFWDSRRQKKQN from the coding sequence CTGTATGACAATCGCGGATGGGAGCTAACCATTAAGGAGCAGCGTAAACAGATCCGGCGTTTGTTGCGTAGCTCACTGAGTCTCAAAACTTATTTTACCGAAATTTTATCGGAAATCTGGGAAGATGCGCGATCGGATGTTGAAGATATTTACCCGAAGATCGATTTGCCTGAAGTTTGTCCGTTCCCAGAAGATTTAGAGGTTTTGCTAACGGAAAAATTTTGGGATTCACGGAGACAGAAAAAACAGAATTAG